From Staphylococcus sp. IVB6214:
AGCCTCAACAAATCGTTGAAAATGCTCTGAAGCATGCAAGAGAAGAACATTTAGACTTTGTAATCATCGATACGGCAGGTCGATTACACATTGATGAAGCATTGATGAATGAACTACAAGAAGTAAAAGAAATTGCAAAACCGAACGAAATTATGCTCGTTGTAGACGCGATGACAGGTCAAGATGCTGTCAATGTTGCTGAGTCTTTTGACCAACAACTTGATGTAACAGGTGTTACTTTAACAAAATTAGATGGTGATACACGTGGTGGTGCGGCATTGTCAATTCGTGCCGTGACACAGAAACCAATCAAGTTTGTCGGTATGAGCGAGAAGATGGACGGTTTGGAATTGTTCCATCCAGAACGAATGGCATCACGTATTCTCGGTATGGGTGATGTCTTGAGTTTGATTGAAAAAGCACAACAAGACGTGGATGAAGAGAAAGCGAAAGACCTTGAGAAAAAGATGCGAACATCATCGTTCACATTGGATGACTTTTTGGAACAATTGGATCAAGTGAAGAACTTAGGTCCATTGGATGATATTATGAAAATGATTCCTGGGATGAACAAGGTGAAAGGCTTAGACCAACTAAATATGAGCGACAAACAAATCGATCATATTAAAGCGATTATCCAATCAATGACATTGGATGAACGTGAACATCCTGAGAAATTAAATGTTTCAAGAAAACGCCGTATCGCTAACGGTTCAGGACGTTCATTGCAAGAAGTGAATCGTCTCATCAAACAATTCAATGATATGAAGAAAATGATGAAACAATTTACAGGTGGCGGAAAAGGCAAGAAAGGTAAACAAGGTCAATTACAAAACATGTTAAAGGGCATGAACTTACCGTTCTAACCAGATATTGAAAAGAAAATAAAAAGGTAAAGTATTTTCTCTTTACAAAAATCCTTATACCTGTTATTATTATTTCTTGTAGATAACAAAACTTATGACTTTGAAGGAGAGAATTATAAATGGCAGTAAAAATTCGTTTAACACGTTTAGGTTCAAAAAGAAACCCATTCTATCGTATCGTTGTAGCAGACGCACGTTCACCACGTGATGGTCGTATTATCGAGCAAATCGGTACTTACAACCCAGCAGCAGTGAACGCACCAGAAGTTAAAATCGACGAAGAATTAGCTTTAAAATGGTTAAAAGACGGTGCGAAACCAACTGATACAGTTCACAACATCTTATCTCGTGAAGGTATCTTAAAAACATTCGACGAACAAAAACGTTCAAAATAATACGAAGAACACTTTAACAGTGGGACAAATCAAATAGTGGTTTTGTCTCACTGTTTTTATTAGACATAAAGAAGATAAAGAAGATATGAAAGAAGCGTTTTAAATTCGAACAGAACAGAAGCAATGCGCAAAATAGGTATTTTATTTTGTTGAATTGAGAAGTTCTGCCGAGAATTTTGCTTCTGGAATACGGACATAAAGAAGCGCATTCGTAATAGAAAGATTGTAAGGAGGTTGTTTGTGTGAAAATCGAAGTAGGAACAATTGTTAATACGCATGGGATTAAAGGCGAAGTAAAGGTAAAATCTGATTCTGACTTTACAGATGTTCGTTTTCAGCCGGGGGAGATCCTACAAGCAGAATTAAACGGAAAAACAACAGATCTAACTGTCAGAGGACATCGCATGCATAAAGGCTTGCACATGCTCACGTTTGAAGGGATTCATAATATTAACGATATTGAGCATCTTAAAGGTGCAAAGCTGACACAAGAACGTGACCATGAAGCCATTGAACTGGAAGAGCATGAATTTTATTATTCTGATATTATCGGATGTACGGTGTTTAATGGAGAGGAAGCGATTGGTCGCGTAACAGAAATATTTGAAACAGGCGCGAATGACGTATGGGTAGTCAAAGGTGAAAAAGAACATTTGATTCCGTATATTGCAGATGTTGTTCAAAGTGTTGATGTGGATGGGAAAAAGATTGTGATTACACCGATGGAAGGATTGTTAAATGAATGAGAATTGATTATTTAACATTATTTCCAGAAATGTTTGAAGGGGTACTGAATCAATCGATATTAAAACGTGCACGTGAAAAAGGGCAGTTGACAACACAGACGGTTAACTTCAGGGATTACGCAAACAACAAGCATAATCAAGTGGATGACTATCCATTTGGCGG
This genomic window contains:
- the ffh gene encoding signal recognition particle protein yields the protein MAFEGLSDRLQATMQKIKGKGKVTEADIKMMMREVRLALLEADVNFKVVKNFVKTVSERALGSDVMKSLTPGQQVIKIVQEELTTLMGGDNSAITMAKKPPTVVMMVGLQGAGKTTTAGKLALLMRKKYNKKPMLVAADIYRPAAINQLQTVGKQIDIPVYSEGDQVKPQQIVENALKHAREEHLDFVIIDTAGRLHIDEALMNELQEVKEIAKPNEIMLVVDAMTGQDAVNVAESFDQQLDVTGVTLTKLDGDTRGGAALSIRAVTQKPIKFVGMSEKMDGLELFHPERMASRILGMGDVLSLIEKAQQDVDEEKAKDLEKKMRTSSFTLDDFLEQLDQVKNLGPLDDIMKMIPGMNKVKGLDQLNMSDKQIDHIKAIIQSMTLDEREHPEKLNVSRKRRIANGSGRSLQEVNRLIKQFNDMKKMMKQFTGGGKGKKGKQGQLQNMLKGMNLPF
- the rpsP gene encoding 30S ribosomal protein S16, whose translation is MAVKIRLTRLGSKRNPFYRIVVADARSPRDGRIIEQIGTYNPAAVNAPEVKIDEELALKWLKDGAKPTDTVHNILSREGILKTFDEQKRSK
- the rimM gene encoding ribosome maturation factor RimM (Essential for efficient processing of 16S rRNA), whose protein sequence is MKIEVGTIVNTHGIKGEVKVKSDSDFTDVRFQPGEILQAELNGKTTDLTVRGHRMHKGLHMLTFEGIHNINDIEHLKGAKLTQERDHEAIELEEHEFYYSDIIGCTVFNGEEAIGRVTEIFETGANDVWVVKGEKEHLIPYIADVVQSVDVDGKKIVITPMEGLLNE